The DNA window gcgccaccaactagtgaggccgcgagccacaactactgagcccgtgtgctgcaactactgaagcccgcgcgcctagagaccctgctccgcaacaagagaagccaccgcagtgagaagccagcgcaccgcaaagatgagtagccccgctcgccgcaactagagaaaagcccgcacgcagcaacgaaggcccaacacagacaaaaataaattaataaataaataaaataaatttaaaaaaaaaaagaaagacgacCTGGTCTGCGTGGGCCACTGGCCCACCGGACGGCTGCAGCCCCAGCACGGGATACGGGGAGGCCTGGGTGGTTGCTCCGAGAGCGCGCTCGCAGACCAGGGCGCGGGTTCCCGGTTCTTGGGGTTCAGTCCCGCTAGCCCGGGGTTCGGCCCGGCAGAAGTTGGCTCGGGGAGCTGCTGGGCCCGCCGCCTCCTCCATTCCGAGTTCCGCGCCGGGCGAGATGGCCGAGGAGGCGGGGAGTGTCGCCCGCCCCGGTCCACGCGCCCGAGGCCCGCCGGGATCCGAGAGTTTAGGTGAGCCGGCCGCGCCCCCCTCaaccccgccccgcccggcccggcccgccgcCACTCACCCCTACGCCGCCGCCGCCGGACCCGGAGCCTGAGAAGAAACCGCCCGGCGCGCGCCAGGAGCGTCGTCACTTCCTGCGTCGGCGCGGGCTGATGACGACCGAGGGCGGGTCCTGGCGGGTCCCGCCCCCCCCGTCCCCCCGTCCCCCCGTCCCCCCGTCCCCCAGCCGCCGACAGCAGACCTGCGCAGAGTGCCGGGCGCGCTAGCGCGTCATTACGGGCCTCGGCGCCGACTGCTGACGGCGCCCGGGGTGCCGGGGCGGGGCGAGTCCCTGCGGGCAGCTCGGGTTCGGGGGAAGTCCGGGCCTGGCCTGGTCGGGTGCCCGGTGCTGCGCCCTTTCTCCCCGTCCCCGTGACCCCGACCCCGGCGGTGGCGCGGTGGACTCCGAATCTTGCCTACGGAAGACTTCCCGCCAGACCGGGGCGGGGAGAGCGGTTGCCACGGGGTTTTAAGCTGTGCtaaggcgggggaggggggccctCAAAGTCCGTGCACTCAGGTTCTCCTGCGAAGGGTTTTAAAGACCCTCATCGTGAGGTGCGGCCTCTAACCTGTTGAGGCTCTTAGAATGAAGTTCTCTTCCCTGGCTCTAGTTACTCTGCGGACCTTGGTGGTCACAGAAAACTGGCAGTTCAACCTCGAGAACCTCAGGAAAGAGAACGGTAAACGAATACCCACATTCACTGGACCTGAAATGGAAAGTGTAGAAAAATGCGACAGGAAATTGGGGCACAGAAAGGGCGGTGGAATTGGAATTCTTTCTCTTCCCGGAAAGAAATGTTTACTTTCTGTATTCAAGCGCTTGTTTTGCTTCCTGAGTTTTTGGTGACAGGAAAAAACCATTTATTTTACTCCCTTCACGCTGAAAAGGGGTGAAGGCAATAAGAACCCACCCTTGTTCATTTCAGTAGCGCGAACGCTGGGGAGTTacacaaggaagaaaaagtacacgctgaacatttattttacttttgcataACAAGAGTCCTAGATAGTTGCTACCATGGTGGCTTAATTTAGACGAAAATAACCAGGGGGCATCCACAGGATTCACTGTACAGCATCCATGTATTACCATAGCAGAATTAACAGTGACAATTATTTAACCACCATTTTCTAGAAAGAATTCATCTAATCACATAAATACTGAAATAGGTGAAATACAAAACACTATAGACATTTTGCACAATGTACTTTTAGTTCTCCGCAGTTTTGTTTGGTATAAAGCACATATAATTTGGTTCTGATATAGACAATTACTGATataattttcaagtttttcaGTGTGGGAAAGTCACTCTCACTGTGGCCCTCTGCAACGTGGTGCCCACAACACTGCCCTGGGCGGGAGCAGACACTACTCACACATCTGCAGTCTAGAAATAGCACATCAGCTGAATGCCAGTTTTCCTCTGatgaaaactggggaaaaaaacccaaaaaaccccaaagacttTGCCAATTAGAACAGTTTCCAACTCAGTTTGGACATCTAGGCATGGAGCCAGTGGCCATCAAACTCAGAATCTCAGCCctcaggagaagaggaggagacacgACAGAGACAGCAAACTGGAAGGTTTTGCACCCTGAGCTGCAGGGCGAGTAAGCCAAGCGATGGTCAGCACGACCTCATGACTCTGCTCTCGGCTCCTCAGCCGGGATAGAGAAATAGGCAGACTCTTCAGGGGAGCTGGGACGTTCTTATTTATaaactaagaaaacaaagaggtCCCAACCAGGGCATGTACGTGTTTTGGAAAAGAACAGAGCCCTGAGCACAATGTTGGTCAAAGGCAAAAAGAGAGGAGAGTTTCTACCTGTAATAACATCCTTGTTTAATTTTTCCAACCCAGGGGAACAGTGAAAATACTTTCAGGCATCAGGAAGCACAGCCCCTGGACAGATGTAAAAAGACATGTTGCATTTCTTTGATCCCCTCTGGCCCGTCTATAAATGACCATCCATGGGACAGTCAGCGCCGCACAGGAGGGAAAGCCCACCAGTTTGGGGAAAGTATTTCAAGGGCCGGTGACGAGCACGGCTCCATGTGGATGATATTCCTCGTGCAGCAATTTTTTACTGTTTGATTCACAAATTAAAGACACATGTTGGATTGTGCAAGAGTATTCTCAGCTTTCCAAGGCAGATGATTTTAATGCTGATATGCAGGAAATTATGACtatcagaattctttttttaaaaagccttttttaTGCCACTCAGTAGTGGAAATTTCCTTGAAAGCCAGAGATCTCTACATCTCTAAGTATCAATGTAAGTAAGCAGATGACCAGATTCAGAAGCCTGGTTCAAGCGTTTGTTTACAAAGGCACGGACAACGACCAAAGACACAGGAGGAATGGACCCAATGTAACACACGACACCCAGTGTCAACACTGGTACGAGCACGCCTGCGATGGTTCAGTGAAAAGAACATCCTAAAAAACTACTAaacaaagttaatttaaaaacgTGTCTGTACGGTTATTAAACAAATGCCATTGCCAGGCTGCGGGTTTTGACTCTCGGCGCAGGGCTGTCCCGGAAACGCCCAACATGTGGACGACTTAGGGGTGGAGATGCAGACAGAATGCAGCTGCAGCACATGTTTTGTGGTCTCCCACCCGGGATGAGGAGAAGTCTCAAAAGCAGCTTTGCTAGAAATTGCCTCATTTACTAATAATTTAGGAAAATCTTTCTTGGTCCTAATATCTAGAACATCAAAACAGGATgagagtggagggaggggcacgTCCACGGGAGGCAGGGACCCAGGTCCCTAACAACACTCGGACACAGGCGGCTGGCACCTGACCACACTCAGATGACAGTCTGCCGTGGGCGACCACAGATGTGCCCCTTCTGTTCACGTCTCACCATCAGCCGTGGGCACAGTGGCCACAGTCTGAGCGCAGAGGCAGCAGCCCCAGGGAAACGGTGCTTTCTCTCTGGTCCTCACAGATCAATGCACCAGCCGGCCACCCCAGCTACCGCCAAAGAATcctctttagttttgttttggggggaagcagaaaaagaggaaagggataAAACCTGGGAAAGTCACACGAGCAACCCCTGCACAGTGAAGGTGCGTGTGACCCGCCGTCCTCTGGAGCAGGAGGTCAGCTTCGTAAAAAGGTTGTTTGTAGTTTAAAAGGCCTCATTTTAATCCATCATCATTACAAGCTTTTTAAAGTTAGCAGAACTTAATGAGATGTAGTTATTGCTCTTTGTTTCCAAGAGATTTGCTCTCCAGGAGGGGCTATTGTATATTTTCCAGTTGAGAAGCCAACTGGAAAACCAGAGAAGCAATCAGGGAGCCCAGGCCCCGAACAGCTGGGACTGTTGCCTGAGACTCAGGGAACGATTTATGCCTTCGGGTGGCTCTGTCCGCAGGCTGGCTGGAGATGGCCGGGTGGCCAGCCTGCGGCCCCGAGTAGGGCTGCACCCGACAAGCCCCAGAGCTCGagcctggtgggagggagggggctgcgtCCCGATCATAAATCCCAACAGGCTGCGAGGCAAGGGGTGAAGCGAGGGGTGGAGCCTCAGCCCCCCACAGGCCTCAAACACCTGGCCGTCCGTCTGTCTGCTCTGGAGGAGGAGGGCCGGCCCGGGCCGCGGGTCTGACTGTGGTTTACCTGGCATACACGATGCGTTCCAGAAGCCACCTATGcctgtgtttccttttaaaaacctaCACTGTCATTTTAAACGCAGCATAACAAAAACTGTAAATATTCCACACTCGTCCTGCTCATCATTCACGAGGGAAAATCCTCAAAGCCTCGTTGATGAGACAAGGCAAGGCTCCTGACCAGCTGAGTGGGGACGCGTGCTCCCGGGGGGCGCTCCGAACAGCCTGCCTCTCAACCAGGGGAGCAGAAGGGACAGGAGCCCCCTCCCTGAGCCAAACACCGCGGGGCGCTGCCCGCAGCCTCGGGCTGGAAACCACGTCGGGGCCTCTGGGGACGCCCCGGCCGCAGGTGAGGGCTGGACCTCCAGGAGGCGAGAAGCTCAGCGCAGCAGGCACGGAAAGGGGTGGGGCCGCCTTCGCTCCGCGAGTGACCTTCCCTAAGTGGTGCTGATGCGGGCAGCTCCGCCTCGggcgggaggcagggaggccgggaggcagggaggccgggAGGCCGGGAGGCCGGGGCCGGACACTCCATCCTCAGGAGCAGGGAACCCCGGTCTCTGCACCCCAGCTGTCCCCTCTCCGCTCTGTGCCCCGATGCCGTGGCCTCCGTGTCCGGGCAGTGGGGCAGCCTGTCTGAGCCCAGCGGACAGACTCCCTGACGGCCGAGGAGCCGGACGTACCTCCGGTGGCCGCCGATGGCTGGCGTGGGGAAGCAGGTTCTCTCCGCCGGCTACAAGCGGGGAGGGCGGCCGCTGGCACCTGGCTGCAGCCCCGGCTTCGCAGCTGTCCCCAGCGGTCGTCACCCACAGAGGAGTCGGGGCCTGGCCTGGCTGCAGGGGGTGCGCAGAGGCCGCCGGGAGGAGGTTCTCGCGTGGCTCGGCAACGGCTCAGTGGCAGCTGTGGTCTGCGCCCCAGGGGCTGACATCTGGGAGCCTGATTCGAGCTCCCCCAGCTCTGACCGAACGTCCCAGAAAAGAGCGGGAAAGGCTGCCCACCTGCACCTCCCACACCCGGACCGTGACCCGTGGAGCCGGAGGCCCCACGCCTGCCGTCCAGGGAGCGGGAGAGGCGAAGGGGGTGCCCCGCTGGCGAGGAGGGGCGTGGTGCGCGGCGCCCCTGAGGCTGCGGGGCTCAGTGGCGTGGCCGGGGGTCCGGGGGGAGCAGCGGCTCCGGGCTGCCGTCCGGGGACTGGCTGGTGGCCGCAGCCAGGCTCTGCATGGCCTCCCGCTGCTGCTGCTTGGCCTTGTTGTAGAGCAGGACTCCGGCTGTCACCAGCACGGTGCCCACGGCTGACAGGCTGGTGACCCTGTTGCCGAAAACGATGACGCTGAGCCAGATGGACAGGGCGTGCTTGACGGTGCTGGCGACACTGCGGGAGAGGACAGCGGGGAGGTCGGCGGGGGCCGAAGGCGTCGCCGCTAACCCCACTCTTTCGTGCTGGGGTCCTTCCTACTAGGAAAAAGGTCACCGAGAAGTAGCGACACTTCCAACAAAAAGCCGAGTCCCATCTTCACACTCAGCATTTTGCCTTATTTTGCTTGGTCCTTTTTTTGACGGAAATATTTCTAAGTAAATTATAGACATCATGACATTTGATCCCTCAGTGCTGCAGCGTGCTCTCCACAGAACGAGGGAGGTTCCTCTGAGAGCGCCTGAGAGAACCGATCATTAGGGAGAGGATCTGGGAAGTGACACAGCCCTGCTCCGCCACTGCTGGGACCTCATGAAGATAAAGTGAACACGACAGGGCTTGTCTCCTGGGCTGCCACTGCGGACAACTTAAACttaatttttgtacttttctacctaaagctattttctttaaaaagaactgGTTTGGGGACCGTCCtcgtggcccagtggttaagactccgcacttccaatgcagggggcccaggtttgatccctggtcggggaactagatcccatatcccgtacagcagccaaaaaaaatttttttaataaaataaaaagaactggtcttctgttttctgcctttttttgaaCCGTCACTAACAATCACTGAAAAACAAAGTTTCAGGGGTATGTGGATATAATTCCTGGTCCTAAATGGAAACAGGACCGTATGACAGACTGTGACAGCGAGAGCTTCAGGAGACCTCAGCAATCAACCTGCCCTCGAGGGCCCTGCAGGCAGCTCCCCTCCGGGACTCGGGCAGAGGGCACGTGCACCCCAGGAGGCCCAAGGGCAGCGACGCACCTGCTGCCATCACTTCTGGGTACAATTCCGCTCTCCAGTGACAGTTCTGAAGTTAAAGGACAAAGGCCCGTCGGCCTCTACGACAACGTGACGGGCAGACCCGCTGACATCACTGCATGGATTTCCAGGCCTGCTGGCAACCTCGGCCGATTCCTTTCTATTTGTTACTGAAAAGGCTCCAGTGTCAAATCACGCTTTCGCTAAGTCCGCCCACTTAGAGAGAAGAAGCCTGTGAGACCTGAGCTCAGTGCTAAGTTACCAGCAGGGAGCCGACGGCCACGTGTGGCTGCTCAAGTGTGAACTGATTAAAGTTAGAGAAATGTCAGACGTTGGTTCCTCGTGGCACCTGGCACGCCGCAGGCGCTCAGGAGCACACGTGGCCTGCGGCTCCCACCCCGGGCGGCCCAGAAGCCGGACAATCCGTCGTCCCGGGAGATTCCACGGACAGTGCTGTTTCGGGAAGAAGTACACTCACACGACTCCAAGGGTTTCTGCTTCTGCACAGAATCCCACTGCGGATTCCCCTAAAGATCTGCTTCCCAGACTTTCCTGTTCACGTTTCAAACGGCACCAATACAGAACGGCCTAGTAATTACGACCCGTGACCACAGCGATCGCTACATTTGTGATTCTACAACCACGAACACCTCTTATAAAACGTCCAGATGGCAAGCGTTCCCCTCTGCACGTGACCTGGAGGCACTTCATCTCTTGGGAGGTGCGGTCCTTACCTGAAGGTCACGGGGGAGATCCTCCCCATGAGGGCGTAGGCCGTGACGCTCTGCAGGTGGAACAGGACGCCGTccgccagcagcagcagcagcacgtCCTGGCTGTAGCGGAAGCTCCTCCCGCTCCTCCCGATCACCGGCAAGTCCTGCACCAGAGCCAGAGGGACGCCCGCGGTGCTGACAcccagaccccagcccagggTCCAGCCACACGCTGGAGCCCGGCCGCAGGACAGGACAGCCCAGTTCCACTTGTGTTAAAAAGAGAGGTCTGCATAGACGCGCACCTGTGCTTCTGTAGGACTGACGGGATCCCACGACACGCGTGAGCACAGGAGCGTGTTTGTGCCCACGCAGACACGTCTGGGAAGCAGCTCCACTTGGAGcgggcctgggaggggctgggggacatACTGCTCTCTGTTTCATAAGCTTCTGCCCTGGGCCTTGTTCAACGGTGGTCACGATGTTTTTAAATAACAGTAGTAATAAAAAACAAGTgcgggggggcttccctggtggcgcagtggttaagaatccgcctgccaatgcaggggacacgggttcgagccctggtccgggaagatcccacatgccgcagagcaactaagcccatgagccacaactacagagcctgtgctctagagcccgcaagccacagctactgggcctgtgtgccacaactactgagcccacatgctgcaactactgagcccgcacgcctagagcccgtgctccgcaacaagagaagccaccacaatgagaagcccgcgcaccacaacgaagagtagcccctgctcgccgcaactagagaaagcccgcgcgcagcaacgaagacccaacacagccaaaaataaacaaacaaataaattaaaaaaaaaaaaagtgcaggaattccctggcggtccagtggttaaaactcggcattttcactgccatggcccgggttcaatccctggtcggggaactaagattccacaagccctgaggtgcggccaaaaaacaacaaaaagtgcACCTAAAAACCCTCACAGCAAAGTTTCCGGGAACCGCTGGCTGCAGCTTGGCCCCCGTGGGCACCGGACCCACACAGGACCCTCACGGGTTTGCTTCGCTCAGTCCCCCCGACCCCCCTGGGCGCGTGGCGGCCTCTGCGTGTTCAGCACGCCTGGCGCCCAGGGCTCACCCCGACCTGGGAAGGCGCCAGCGCCGGACTCACCATGAAGAAGATCCAGGCCGGGACGAGCATGGCCACGGCTGCCGCGCTGGTGTAGAACTGCAGCTCCGCGGCCCTGCGGGGACAGGCGCCTGATCCTCTCCCCGCCTCGCCCCCGCCCTCGCCCTCCGCGGAGCCAGGGTGTCCCAGTTTATTTATCTCCTCCCAGATGCTACGGACGGCCGGGCCTGACAGGCGACCCACCGGCCACGGGACGGTGACAGGCAGCCTCAAACGAGCCGCCCAAGGGGCAGTTGGAAGCAGGTGGGGTTTTCTCCCAAGTTTCAACAAGGTTCTTTTAAAGGCACCATGAAACGGGAGGGGTCAGGGCACCGGGTGGTCTGGTCTCCATGGAGCAGTGACACTTACGAGAACCTATATTTGTCCCCGCTGAGGAGCTTTTTGGAGAAAACGTTCTGCAAACtagaacaaaggaaagaagaggttACGAGAGGTCAGATGGCACCTCACACGGTTGAAGTGCCACGTCCTCCGGAAACAGGGACACACGGTAGCTCCTTGGGGATGGCCCTGGCGTCTGCTGTGAGCCGTGCTGAGCTGCCCCTTTCACAGATGGGTAACCTGAGGTCTCGGAGGCTGAGAACGTGCCTGAGGTTACCCAGCTCTGCTCGGCAGCGGCCACGGGACAGACAGTGTGAGCACGGGAAGACCCtggggaaaaaacagagacaaaactgCTGgccggggggcttccctggtggcgcagtggttgagaatctgcctgctaatgcaggggacacgggttccagccctggtctgggaagatcccacatgccgcggagcaactgggcccgtgagccacaactgctgagcctgcaagtctggagcctgtgccccgcaacgggagggaccgcgatagtgagaggcccgcgcaccgcgatgaagagtggtccctgcaccacgataaagagtggcccccgcttgccgcaactagagaaagccctcgcatgaaacaaagacccaacacagctaaaaataaataaataaataaataaataaataaagtagctattaaaaaaaaagagctagccTGTGCAAGGGCGGGGATGGGGTGGGTAGGGCCAGCTCTCCAAGCACCGAGCAGAaggggagaaatgaaaaaaaaaaacaaaaaaactgctgGCCGGGAAGGCCCGCCGTGGCCCATGGGAAGACCAGACAGCGTCCAGCTTCCCTGGAACCAGAGGGCCCAGCACTCTGAAGAACGACACTGCTCCCTGGACACCGGGTGCACAGAAGCTCTGGCCAAGGGGACCTAAACCAGAGCAACGAGCCCGCTGCAGAGGTTTACAGGCCCTGGGCCCCTCCTAGGGGTTTACGCCGCAGGCCAGTCAGAAACCTAGAGGGAGACTCGTGTGAAGATGTTTCCTGCAGATTTAAGTCATGAGGTCTGGAGCGTCTGCAGGTGAGCGAGGAGGCTTCTGGAGACCATCCTGCGCTCGGAGTTAACAGGCGAGATGCAAACTATGACGTGAGCTGGACTGTGTTTCTGGGAAAGGCTGAAGGAAACACAGCAAAGTgtgagaaatgaaatgaaaggcgATTTTTCATTTGTACTCAGCTGTATTCTTCAAAGCCTCCAGACGGGCCTGTTTTTCTTCGGAAGTAACGGCAACAAGAAACCCTCGGATACCGCGTTGCTGCTCTTGCCTCTCTTCTCTCGGAAGCGGTGACGCTGAGAGCAGGCTGTGCACAGGTGCCAGCGAGACGGCTCAGCCGCCACTGGGGCGTGACACCCGTCCCCCCTCCCGCGGGACACGGAACCCCACGCGGCACGGGACGCGCCCCTCGGACTCACCAGTCCATGATGTTGGTGGACAAGGCGGCCGAAAACCCCAAGAAGTTGAAGCTCATCTCGGTGGCCGTGCACAGCGCCAGGCCGCCCATGACAGGGATGAGCGAGAGGTTGACCAGCAGCCCTGCGGAGCGACAGCACACAGGGGCCGGGCTGCAGTGTCTCGCAGTGGGCCGGGctaccccccgccccgccccaggaGTGCTCTGCACGCTGACTTTGTTCGAGTCTTCTCGCTGGAGGGAAAATATAGCACATGCCTCCCGTCACCCGCTCCAGAGCCAGGCGCCAGGGACACGACAGCCAGAGCCAGCAGCTCCAAGCCCTgctccctgcaccccaccccccgaccccgaagcctcatctgcaaaacgagTAGGGTGAAGGGTGGTCTCCAGGgaaggctgggagaggagggaggcccCAGACCCTCAGGGTGTCCAGCGCTCCTGCCTTCGTTCTGAAATCTAACCCACAGCCTTGACGTGAAGGTAAGGCTAAGTCCATTCGGTGCAACAGAAAATCACGTCATTTTGCACACAGGGCATCCAGCCTCATGTGGTACCTCTGCTTTGATTTCAGACACTGCatttcatttatcttgaaattCAAAGCAGACGAGGGGACAAGCCTCTCGTGTTCCGCAAAAAGGAGCAGAGGTGCAGCCCTCAGATGGCCgtagcccccgcccccgccgagGACAGCGCTGTCCACACAGCAAACCCACAGGCCCGTGTGGCCTGAGGCCGAGAGCGTCGGCATGGGAGGAGGCCTCTGCTGGATGGCGGACCTCACACAGGGGCCACGGCTGGGAGGCCGTCCAGGGGGCAGGCGCCTTCGTGGACTCGGGGCTCTGCCAGGGGTGCCCCACAGGGGGTCACTCCTCTGGGGACCCCAAACCTTGGGGTCCCTCAAGTCCTGGCACCTTCCTCATTCTCCAACACCTCCCCAACAGACTTCTTTTTGCTAAATTTTATCAAGATTTCCCAACTGTTCTCAGCAAGACAGCTGGTTTTCTACACACGTATCCGCCACAGCTGGAAAAGTGTGATGTTTTTAAGGCCTTGAGATAAATCCCTTCTGCGTGGTTAAGCTTGATGTGCAATCAGGCTGTTTCCTGCCGAGTACGATCTCAGGAATTGCTTTTACATT is part of the Balaenoptera musculus isolate JJ_BM4_2016_0621 chromosome 1, mBalMus1.pri.v3, whole genome shotgun sequence genome and encodes:
- the LOC118899189 gene encoding solute carrier family 35 member E2B-like isoform X1, which produces MSASAKPAALAELAPGPGEKPGGRPLLAWGPVFGHRSEKIAFGQSEGGPDEQVLTVTVTETTVIEADLGVWGARALIYLTLWFFFSFCTLFLNKYILSLLEGEPSMLGAVQMLSTTLIGCVKIFVPCCLYQHKTRLSYPPNFIMTMLFVGLMRFATVVLGLVSLKNVAVSFAETVKSSAPIFTVILSRTVLGEHTGLLVNLSLIPVMGGLALCTATEMSFNFLGFSAALSTNIMDCLQNVFSKKLLSGDKYRFSAAELQFYTSAAAVAMLVPAWIFFMDLPVIGRSGRSFRYSQDVLLLLLADGVLFHLQSVTAYALMGRISPVTFSVASTVKHALSIWLSVIVFGNRVTSLSAVGTVLVTAGVLLYNKAKQQQREAMQSLAAATSQSPDGSPEPLLPPDPRPRH